From Acidobacteriota bacterium:
ATGGCGATCCTCGACACATTGCCTGATCGACCGCACCGTTTCTTCCCAGAGAGGACAGGTTCGTTCACGCCGTCCTTTGCCTTGGATCCGGGCATAGTGCGGGCGGCTGAAACGGATGTGGCAGACATTGAGATCCACGGCTTCTTGCGCTCTGGCCCCTGTGTTGTAAAGCAAGCGCAGCAAGGCATCATCCCGCCTTCCATCCGGCTCCTGGACATCAATATGACGGAAGATGCACTGAATCTCCTCCTTCTCCAAATAGCCCAGCACCGGTTTGTTGTGACGTTTGAATGGCAGGGCCAGGATCTGCTGACATTGAGCCACTAGACGCGGATCCGTAGTCGCCAGATAGCGGAAGAAGGCATGAATAGCCGCCATCCTGATGTTGCGTGTTCCAACGGAGTTATGACGAACGCTTCCCAGATGGTCAAGGAATGCCCGAACGAGTTCCGGAGTGATGTCGTCTAGGGTAAGATCAATGCAGCTTTTTTGGTCGCGGTGAGCGGTGAACTGGAAAAGAAGCTTCAGCGTGTCGCGATAAGAGAGGACCGTATGTTGGCTCAAGCCGCGTTGAGACACCATGTGGTCTTCGAAAAAGCGACGTACCGACAAGGCGAGGTCATGGCTCTTCGACATGGGACACCTCCCTTTGATCCGATTGCATCAGGTCCGGAATCAAGAACTGATGATGGAAACGCTCACTCGCTTTCTCAAGAAGTTCAGCCGTGGCATGGAGATAAGTCTGGGTGCCGATGAGCGTGGTATGTCCAAGGTAGGTCGACAGCAGAGGCAGCTTGGCGTTGAGGTTTTCACCCTGTTTATACCACAAGGCTAACCGGGTCACGGCAAAAGTGTGGCGCAAGTCGTGCAGGCGAGGGCCCCGCTCCCCCGGGTGGCGGCGGAGGCCGAGATCCCGAAGAATCGCCAGGAAGACTTGGCAGACCCGTGATGCAGCATAGGCTTGTCCGGATGGGTTGACAAAGACAGCAGCCGTAGCGTTGGTGGGGAATCCGGCTTTCTCACGCAGACCTAAAAAATCAGCAAGCTGGCTAGCCGTGGTAGAGGAGACGGGAACGTAGCGCGATTTGTTGAACTTCGTTTCCCGGATGGTCAGCAGTTGGTTTTCAAGGTCCACATCGGCCAGTGTCAGCTTCAGCGCCTCCCCGATGCGCAAGCCCGTGTTGTATAGAAGACCGAGGAGCGTAGCGATCACAGCCGGACGCAGGCTGCCCGGTGGCCCTATCCGACGGGCGGCCGCCAGGATGGAACGTATTTCCTGGACGGAATAGATATAGGGGGCTGGACGGATGCGGCGTGGAAGCCAAGTGCGGGGAATCACGCACGTCCGGGGGTCAAAACGGCTCAGATAGGCGCAGAACCGCCGCAGCACGGAGACCCGATTGATCCTGGTCCCCGTGCTCAAATGCTCCACTTCCTGGAACCAGCGTATGGCGATCTCGGGCGTGATGGGTTGTCCGGGCTTGAGAGCGTTCACAAGGAAGCGATCCAGGTAGTTGAGGATTTTCCTTTCGGCGGATCCTTTCCGGCCCAGGGCGACATGCATTTCCCAGAATTCGTGGAGCCTGGAAGCAAGGCAACTGTGGAACAGGCAGGTCGCCATGGCTCACCTCTCTTCGGGCCAAGGCATGGCCACCTGCCGGAGAGTCTTGAGGTCGGCCTTGGCATAGATGAAAGTCGTATTCAGATCACGATGGCCAAGCACATCGGCAATGGACTTGATTGACGAATCGTGTACGAGCGCCCGGATGGCCCAGGAATGGCGCAGTGTTCTTGCCCCGCCCTTGGGCGTCTTGACACCGGCTTTGATCATTTTTTTGCGGACCACGGCAGCCACTGCCAGGTTCTTGATCGGAAGGAAAGGAGCCCGGGTGTAGAGGAATACCTCGCGGTATGACGTTGCGGGGCGGAAACGGAGATACCGCAGAATGGCCTCGCCGACAGCTTCCAGCAGAGGAAGCACGACTTCTTTCCCGCCCTTGCAAGTGCGGATGCGAATGGTTGAACGTGGCCAGTTGAGATCCTCCAAAAGCAGTGTTGTGATGCTCCTGCCCCTTAGCCCGTAGGCCATCATCAGTATCAGGATGGCATAGTCCCTGGCTCCACCCGCCGAGTCCGTCGGAATGATGTTTAGAATGCGCTGCAACGACTCGTCCTCCATCCCCTTGGGCAAGGAAGCCAGCTTATAAGAAGGGATGGCGGGGAGCACCCCAGACAGGTCCCTGGAAATCAGTTGGTGACTCGCACAGACTTGGAGGAAGCCTCGCAACCTGCCAATCATTTGCCTGAGGTTCTCCCGAGTTTCTTGCAGATTCTGTTTCACGTATGCGTCGACCACGTCGGCCTTAAGTCTCTTCATGTGCTGAGGTGTCACGTTCTCACCCAAGCTATCCAGAAAATGGCGCAAAGTATTACAGGTTTGCCGAATGGTTTCCTCGGTGAATTCGCGCTCTTCGCGTAGATATTGCAAATAGGGAACTAAAAGCCAACGATACCGGCTTGGTATCGGGTTGGGAGGGGATGGATGGATGATCTTCTTTTCCTCCAGGTACTGGAACATGTGTTTCAGTAATCCCCGCATCAAAGTCCGTGGGTTCCGATCATCCCCGGTAATCTGAAAATCGGTGAAAAAGCAATCCAGAAACGCCTCACTATGGGCCGGAGTAATCTTTTCACACTCCGTAAGCCCCTGCTCGATCAGGTAGCTGTTGAACAGATTGCACTTGCTGAGGATTTTCTGCGCCGTATGATGGACGTACCCTCTTTCTTTCAATCGAGCCGCCAACCCGTCAAAGAATGGGCCTAACGGTCTGCGCCGAAAATCACGCAAAGTCCGCTGATCTTGGTACCAGTACTCAAGCATGGTTCTACCCCCTTTAAAAATGGTGATAGAACAAGCTTATATCAATCCGATTAATGTGTAGTGTCAAAGTGCCAAATCGCCCGCCAGGTAGCCGAAAATCAAGGCATTTGGTTGCAAGTGTTCACATTATTAGCCACTCCACATTACATAATTTATGTGGTGCTCAACATAAGTTGTGGTAAAGAATCACGGCCGTTGCGCCCGCCAGGAGGGCCGCCCGGGCGATTTCGCGGGGGTAGGCCGGGGCCTGGTTGACGGTGCCCGAGGAGAGGATCCGGGCGTCCAGAACGGTGTTGCCGGAATTCAGGGCGAGGATCCCGAAGTGCTCCCGCGCGAGATCGCCGGACGCGGCCAGGGTCAGCGCGGCCAGTTCCGCGGCCCGGGTGGGCTCCGAGACGACATCCCCCAGGGACCGGGACTCCCGGACCATCCACTTCAGGGCCTCCCGGGCCATCTCCGCGTAGTTTGTCACTTTCTTCGTCCGCATCTCTTTTCTCCTTTCTTCGTGTTCTGAAGCCCGCGAAGAAAATGTTTCCCCCTGCGGCCTTCACCATGGGCTGAGGCCGCAGGGGGGAACATTGAAAAAGTCAGCCCAGCGCAGGAGCGCCAGCGGCCGCCGAAAAGGCGAGGGGCATGACGGGGGTCCGGAGCCGCTCCGGCCCCCGGCGTGACCCTTGTCGCGGCCGCCAGTGAAGGCGCGAGAAAAGCCCGCAGACGACGAACCGACGGCCGCGCAGGCGGCACGGGGCGTGACGGGTGAGACCGGAGGGCGGAAGCGAAGGGGAGGGGGCGGAGAGGGATAATGGGAGGGGACCCACCCGGTGGGGGAGGAAGCCGTTTATGCTCGCCGCCACGAGCCGGAGCCCGACAGGAGGTTGAAACCCGGCGCGACGCGTGCGCCGGAGGGAGGAGGGACGGGCCACCATCGACGCAGGCGGAGAGCGCCGGGAGCCGGACAGGCGCGACGCGTGACAGGCTGGCCTGGCGCGAGGAGCGCGCGGAGGGCGGGCGGAGCCGGAGTGTCGGGGAAGCCGGGGAGCGAGGCCGCCTGGCGGCCGAGCCGGGTGCGGCGCCCCCGTGTCCGGCAGTCTCTAAAAGAACACGCGGGGTCCAGGGGGATACTCATTCCCCTGGCGGAGGTCCAGGAGGCGGCGCCGCCTGGCCGGGGTGCAGGGGGTGGGACCCCCTGCCGAAATTTCCGCGTGGTTCGGGATGCGCGGCCCCCCGGGTCTTCATTCGGCGGCTTCTTCCCCGTCGTCTTCGGCGGCCTTCGCCCCGAGGATGAAATCGGCCGCCTTCTGGGCCTGCCCGGCGGCGATGACCACGGCGCGCCGGTCGTTGCGCAGGGCCTTCAGCCAGGAATCGACGTACGCGGCGGAGTTCTCGAGGGTCTTCGGGGCGATCCCCGCCACGGCGCACAGGAAACCCGCGCCCATCTCGGCCACCAACTCTTCCTGGCTGTACTCCTCGGAGCCGAAAGCGGCGTAGGTTTCCAGGTATTTCCGGGCCAGGCGGGAGCTCGCGCCGGTCGCGTGGACAAGTTCGTGGTAGAGTGTGGAAAAGTACTCCTCCAGGTTCGTGAATTGCTCCCGGTTGGGCAGGGTCACGGTGTCGGTGGCGGGGCGGTAGAAGGCGCGGTCCCCGGCGTGGTGGCGGATTTCCGGGCGCTGGGGCATCCCTTCGACGATGGCTTCCGCCTCCTCGATGGTGTGAAACTCTGCCGGAATCGCGGCAGGCTTCGCGGGAATCTTGCCTTCGGGGATGCCTTCCACCTGGTCCAGGTTGAACACGTGATAGTAGCGGAGCAGCGGGATCCTTCCCTTGCGGTCGCGTTCGAGTTCCGCGTCCTCGTCTTCCTTCCGGGCCTTCTTCGCGTCGATGAACTTCCAGAAGATGACCGTGAAACCGTGTTCGTCCTTCTTGACCCGGCCGCCGAGGGCCTTCGCCTGGTTGAAGGTCAAAAAATACGGGGACGAGAAGCCGGTGTGGGCCAGCAGCATGGCATTGATGCCGCGATAGGCCTTCCGGGAAACGAGGTTCCGGGGGGCGGATTCCCCGGCCTTCCAGGGTTTGCGCCACGGGACGACGCCCGCTTCCAGCAGGGCGATGATGCGGTCCGTGATCATGTCGTAAATCTTCTGGCTCATCTCTCTTCCTCCGGTTTTGGTTTGCCGCGTCGCGAAAACAAGGTTTCCCCCTGCGGCCTTCACATTCAGCTGAGGCCGCAGGGGGGAACCTTGAAAAGGTCCTCTTCCGGAAGAGCCCGGAAACGACGAACTGAAGGCCGCGAAGGCGGCGCGGGGCGTGACGGATGATTCCGGAGGGAGGAAGCGGAGGGAATCGGCGGAGAGGGATAATGGGAGGGGACCCGCCCGGCGGGGAGGGGGTCGTTTATGCTCGCCGGCGAGACCTGGAGCCCGACCGGAAGACGAAATCCGGCGCGGGCCGTGCGCCGGAGGGAGGAGAGACGGGCCACCGAAGACGCAGGCGGGGCCCGCCCGGAGCCGCGGCGGCGGCGCGACGACTGACAGGCTTGCCTGGCGGAAGGAGCGCGCGAAGGAAGGACAACGGCGGAGTGTCGGGGATACCGGGGAGTGAGGCCGCCCGGCGGCCGAACCGGGGGCGGGCCCCCGTTGCGGGGTCCAGGGGATGGTCATTCCCCTGGCGAGGGTCCGGGGGGAGATCCCCCGGAAGAAAAGAGCCTTCCAGGATGCTCCAGGACAAACGATCGGGTGGCCCGCGACCCGAAAAACCCGATCCGAACGCGCGGCTGCCGCGTACCTCTCTCTGTACTTTCCGAAAACTTCCAGATCGTTCTGAAAAAGTGGAAGTTAGAGTACGAGAAAATGCGATGTTTTCATTGGGTATTCTGGCGGTTTGTCTCCGGATGAAAGGCGTCCACGCTGATGCCGTGCTCCATACCCTGGTTGATGGCCAGGTTGATGACGGCGGCCCGGCTCAGACCGAGCCTTGCGGCCAGCGCGTCCACCCGCTCCAGCATCGGCTGGGCGATGGTCAGGGTGATCTGGATCTTGCGGCCCTTGCGGACATAGCGGGGCTTTTTCTCGTTAGTCCCTTCCGCAACGGCGTCCGGTGCGCCGGAAATAAAGGATTCGACACTCTTCGGCTTGGGGCGAACGATGGGCATGTCATCTCACCTGCCAATGAAAGTAACTCAATATACTATTGAAAAACATGATTGACCAGTGATTTTACCTCCTCGCTGGCTTTGAGGTCCTGGGGTTTCAGCTCCAGGACCGACAGCCCGGACCCGGCGGCGTTCGCATAGGCCTTCCGGCGTCGCAGGGGTGCCGCCAGGTATTCCAGTTGAGGTACGTCGGCCACGGCGGCTGCCGCCTCGGCGTTGTCCCGGGAATGCTCCCCAGGGTCGGCGAAGTTCAGCACGGCGAAGCAGCGCAGCCCATCCCGGACGCTCCGGGCGTCCTCGACCAGTTCGGCGATGTCGTTGAGCGCCCAGACGTCGTAGCTGCGGGGTTGAAACGGTATCAGCAGCACGTCGGACAGCACCAGGGCGGCCCGCAAGGCGGAGGAGTCCCGCCCGCCGGCGTCGATGACGATGTCCCGGTACTTCTCCTTCTGAAGAAGCACCTGTGCGCGCAGAAGGGGCCCATCGGGGTAACAGGCGCAGGCGATGCCGGGACGGTGCCCATTCTCCGCCCGGATGCCGATGGCGGTCTGGGCGGTCAACTGCCGGTCCCCGTCGACCAGCCAGACATCGTGACCCGCCAAGGCCCGGGCAATG
This genomic window contains:
- a CDS encoding site-specific integrase, whose translation is MSKSHDLALSVRRFFEDHMVSQRGLSQHTVLSYRDTLKLLFQFTAHRDQKSCIDLTLDDITPELVRAFLDHLGSVRHNSVGTRNIRMAAIHAFFRYLATTDPRLVAQCQQILALPFKRHNKPVLGYLEKEEIQCIFRHIDVQEPDGRRDDALLRLLYNTGARAQEAVDLNVCHIRFSRPHYARIQGKGRRERTCPLWEETVRSIRQCVEDRHLKLSDNAPLFINAKGDRLSRFGLRYMITKRVAKAGQACPSLLTRKVTPHTFRHTTAMHLLQAGVDLNMIRSWLGHASIETTNLYVEIDLEMKRKTLQPSEKLLPRINREGPSWQRDQSILDWLAKL
- a CDS encoding AAA family ATPase, with protein sequence MIVTVGNTKGGVGKTTIAVNLAIARALAGHDVWLVDGDRQLTAQTAIGIRAENGHRPGIACACYPDGPLLRAQVLLQKEKYRDIVIDAGGRDSSALRAALVLSDVLLIPFQPRSYDVWALNDIAELVEDARSVRDGLRCFAVLNFADPGEHSRDNAEAAAAVADVPQLEYLAAPLRRRKAYANAAGSGLSVLELKPQDLKASEEVKSLVNHVFQ
- a CDS encoding CopG family transcriptional regulator, encoding MPIVRPKPKSVESFISGAPDAVAEGTNEKKPRYVRKGRKIQITLTIAQPMLERVDALAARLGLSRAAVINLAINQGMEHGISVDAFHPETNRQNTQ
- a CDS encoding tyrosine-type recombinase/integrase → MLEYWYQDQRTLRDFRRRPLGPFFDGLAARLKERGYVHHTAQKILSKCNLFNSYLIEQGLTECEKITPAHSEAFLDCFFTDFQITGDDRNPRTLMRGLLKHMFQYLEEKKIIHPSPPNPIPSRYRWLLVPYLQYLREEREFTEETIRQTCNTLRHFLDSLGENVTPQHMKRLKADVVDAYVKQNLQETRENLRQMIGRLRGFLQVCASHQLISRDLSGVLPAIPSYKLASLPKGMEDESLQRILNIIPTDSAGGARDYAILILMMAYGLRGRSITTLLLEDLNWPRSTIRIRTCKGGKEVVLPLLEAVGEAILRYLRFRPATSYREVFLYTRAPFLPIKNLAVAAVVRKKMIKAGVKTPKGGARTLRHSWAIRALVHDSSIKSIADVLGHRDLNTTFIYAKADLKTLRQVAMPWPEER
- a CDS encoding tyrosine-type recombinase/integrase yields the protein MATCLFHSCLASRLHEFWEMHVALGRKGSAERKILNYLDRFLVNALKPGQPITPEIAIRWFQEVEHLSTGTRINRVSVLRRFCAYLSRFDPRTCVIPRTWLPRRIRPAPYIYSVQEIRSILAAARRIGPPGSLRPAVIATLLGLLYNTGLRIGEALKLTLADVDLENQLLTIRETKFNKSRYVPVSSTTASQLADFLGLREKAGFPTNATAAVFVNPSGQAYAASRVCQVFLAILRDLGLRRHPGERGPRLHDLRHTFAVTRLALWYKQGENLNAKLPLLSTYLGHTTLIGTQTYLHATAELLEKASERFHHQFLIPDLMQSDQREVSHVEEP
- a CDS encoding DUF1738 domain-containing protein → MSQKIYDMITDRIIALLEAGVVPWRKPWKAGESAPRNLVSRKAYRGINAMLLAHTGFSSPYFLTFNQAKALGGRVKKDEHGFTVIFWKFIDAKKARKEDEDAELERDRKGRIPLLRYYHVFNLDQVEGIPEGKIPAKPAAIPAEFHTIEEAEAIVEGMPQRPEIRHHAGDRAFYRPATDTVTLPNREQFTNLEEYFSTLYHELVHATGASSRLARKYLETYAAFGSEEYSQEELVAEMGAGFLCAVAGIAPKTLENSAAYVDSWLKALRNDRRAVVIAAGQAQKAADFILGAKAAEDDGEEAAE